Proteins encoded together in one Xenopus laevis strain J_2021 chromosome 6L, Xenopus_laevis_v10.1, whole genome shotgun sequence window:
- the LOC121394787 gene encoding butyrophilin subfamily 3 member A3-like, translated as METETQMQKELRGEENRKADIIPLMETEREELVGQIPDMEEMCNMCDTLCSLLAQESHGAALCGAEGAHNEGGTDGIMAPGLAHIVLGIRTLIYGQEATDLLLDINTTGYHVFVSGDRKSASYSLTELHYPQSPERFQDFAQTLSSRSFPSGRHYWEVEGSESGNWMVGVAYPSIEREGRQAAIGNNNKSWCLYMEDNNRYSVVHDSKWTDLPHVSSCRRIRIWLDYEVGRLSFYELSEPIRHLHTFTAKFTEPLHAAFWVEREGAWVRIIREREKGPELLPVERQTDKRQSESDNRQKEVGARESDAGGGCCVSYNPQGGDREGRVGRADP; from the exons ATGGAGACAGAGACCCAGATGCAGAAGGAGCTCAGAGgagaagaaaatagaaaagctgaTATTATTCCTCTGATGGAGACAGAGAGGGAAGAGTTGGTCGGGCAGATCCCTGACATGGAGGAGATGTGTAACATGTGTGATAC ATTGTGTTCCTTACTGGCacaggaatcacatggagctgcactgtgtggggctgagggggcacataatgaggggggcacagatgggataatggcccctggattggctcatattgtgctgggtataaggacactgatctatgggcaggaggctacagacctgttactggatataaatacAACTGGGTATCATGTATTTGTATCAGgagacaggaaatctgcttcctactcactaacagaactacattacccacaatccccagagagatttcaggattttgctcagactttaagcagcaggagtttcccctcagggcgacattactgggaagtggagggcaGTGAATCAGGGAACTGGatggtaggggtggcctatcccagtatagagagggaAGGGCGACAGGCTGCAATTGGGAATAAcaacaagtcctggtgtttgtacaTGGAAGATAATAACAGATATTCAGTGGTACATGACAGTAAATGGACAGATTTACCCCACGtctcttcctgcaggagaatcaggatctggTTGGACTATGAGGtcggacgtctgtccttttatgagctgagtgagccaatcagacacttacacaccttcactgccaaattcactgagccccttcatgctgcattctgggtagagAGGGAAGGTGCCTGGGTGAGAATCATTcgagaaagagaaaaaggaccTGAATTACTACcagtagagagacagacagataagaGACAGTCAGAATCTGACAACAGGCAGAAAGAAGTTGGAGCCAGAGAGTCAGATGCAGGAGGAGGATGTTGTGTCTCATATAATCCACAAGGGGGAGACAGAGAGGGAAGAGTTGGTCGGGCAGATCCCTGA